From one Pseudobdellovibrionaceae bacterium genomic stretch:
- a CDS encoding pyroglutamyl-peptidase I, translated as MKSNGSPGNVLLTYFEPFGGSDFNASSIVKELQIPGSEGSLKTLELPVSYSQCWPSLSEHLEINSLPQLILAFGEAGDRQDISVERVAVNWMEGTLPDNDGSQINGKMISAGGPDGIFADLPISTLVRNLEGQTPISIRVSNTAGTYVCNSLLYHLLSWTKNHACTGGFVHVPALRPSSPDFSPAWSNLKISLELLLTKIVSEGCK; from the coding sequence ATGAAATCCAATGGATCCCCTGGAAACGTTTTGCTCACTTACTTTGAGCCTTTTGGTGGCAGTGACTTCAATGCCTCATCCATTGTCAAAGAGTTACAGATCCCTGGTTCAGAGGGATCCTTGAAAACTCTAGAGTTACCCGTGAGCTACTCACAATGCTGGCCGAGTCTTTCCGAACATCTTGAGATCAATTCCCTCCCACAACTCATATTGGCTTTCGGCGAAGCCGGTGATCGCCAGGATATTTCGGTGGAAAGGGTTGCTGTCAATTGGATGGAGGGCACTCTGCCGGATAACGACGGCAGCCAAATCAATGGTAAGATGATCTCCGCAGGTGGGCCGGATGGGATCTTTGCCGATCTGCCCATCTCCACCCTTGTGCGAAATCTTGAAGGCCAAACGCCGATCAGCATCCGCGTCTCTAATACGGCGGGAACTTATGTCTGCAACAGCCTTCTCTACCATCTTCTCTCCTGGACCAAAAATCATGCCTGCACGGGAGGCTTCGTCCATGTCCCCGCTCTTCGCCCATCGTCCCCAGACTTTTCCCCAGCATGGAGCAATCTCAAGATATCATTGGAACTTCTCCTGACTAAGATCGTCAGCGAAGGATGCAAGTAA
- a CDS encoding 3'-5' exonuclease — protein sequence MLVLGLDLETTGLNPESDEIIEVGAVVWDTNRGTPVKIYSELVQSQTPVTEEITRITGIKNEDLRAWGVSPQEAFLNLEALAQKCEYIVAHNGLEFDKLFIDRYLATMPDIQLDLPWIDTMTDLPYPEELKTRKLSYVAAEHGFLNPFAHRSLFDVLTMMKVFSSYPLPDVIEFAKSPMVRIVAQVSFAEKDKAKNLGFRWDPNRKEWFHGLREAQMKRAEFPFPVTCETL from the coding sequence ATGCTGGTTTTGGGACTTGATTTGGAAACGACGGGTTTAAACCCTGAGTCCGATGAAATCATTGAAGTTGGTGCCGTGGTTTGGGACACGAACAGAGGCACCCCAGTTAAGATTTACAGCGAGCTGGTCCAGTCTCAGACGCCTGTGACTGAGGAAATCACCCGCATTACGGGCATTAAGAATGAAGACCTCCGAGCCTGGGGAGTCAGTCCTCAGGAAGCTTTTTTGAATCTCGAAGCTCTCGCGCAAAAATGCGAGTACATTGTGGCCCATAACGGTTTGGAATTCGACAAGCTGTTTATTGACCGCTATCTCGCGACAATGCCGGACATTCAACTGGATCTGCCTTGGATCGACACCATGACGGATTTACCCTACCCAGAGGAGCTAAAAACCCGTAAACTTTCCTATGTGGCTGCAGAGCATGGTTTTTTGAATCCCTTTGCCCATCGGTCACTGTTTGATGTTTTAACCATGATGAAAGTGTTTTCCTCCTATCCTCTTCCCGATGTTATCGAATTTGCCAAATCACCAATGGTACGGATTGTGGCGCAGGTTTCCTTCGCGGAAAAGGACAAGGCCAAGAACCTGGGGTTCCGCTGGGATCCCAATCGAAAAGAGTGGTTTCACGGCCTAAGGGAGGCTCAGATGAAAAGGGCTGAATTCCCTTTTCCTGTTACTTGTGAAACTCTATGA
- a CDS encoding DUF4336 domain-containing protein: MSLEIDWGYIRTYTSDMKLMGANFGARMTIIKMNSGDLFIHSPIPLTAAIRQEIDDFGRVGIVVAPNDFHHLYVKDYMASYLEAEFLGSPGLRTKRPDLKFSRYFSDEFVPAWKSEIDFVVFRGSKTFHEVVFYHPTTKTLILTDLAMNLKGRHGLVDSLVFSLAGVNNKFTSSRILKSVTKNRVLAREAVRKMLQWPFEKVIVAHGELITGDARNQIRQAFAWLA; the protein is encoded by the coding sequence ATGAGTCTTGAAATCGACTGGGGATACATTCGGACTTACACTTCTGACATGAAACTCATGGGGGCCAACTTTGGTGCCCGTATGACCATCATCAAGATGAACAGCGGTGATCTGTTTATTCACAGTCCAATCCCGTTGACTGCGGCTATACGCCAGGAAATCGATGATTTTGGCCGGGTTGGTATCGTCGTAGCTCCCAATGACTTTCATCATCTCTACGTAAAAGATTACATGGCCTCTTACCTGGAGGCAGAGTTTTTAGGTTCCCCGGGCCTGCGAACAAAGCGGCCAGACCTGAAATTTTCCCGTTACTTCAGTGATGAATTTGTCCCAGCCTGGAAAAGTGAAATCGACTTTGTGGTTTTCAGAGGCTCTAAGACTTTTCATGAAGTTGTCTTTTATCACCCAACAACCAAAACCCTAATTCTGACGGACTTGGCCATGAACCTCAAGGGACGACACGGCTTGGTTGATTCCCTGGTCTTCTCCTTGGCTGGAGTTAACAACAAGTTTACCTCGTCGAGAATTCTTAAGTCGGTCACTAAAAACCGCGTCCTTGCCCGAGAAGCAGTTCGCAAGATGCTTCAGTGGCCCTTTGAAAAAGTGATTGTCGCCCATGGAGAATTGATCACTGGCGACGCTCGCAACCAGATTCGTCAGGCCTTTGCCTGGCTAGCATAG
- the mutT gene encoding 8-oxo-dGTP diphosphatase MutT → MTKVVAGIIWNDDGQILIGKRGPQQGHLAGKWEFPGGKVESGETPEQALSREITEEIGIAINELAAFEELTWAYSGHPIHLIALSAKWAGGEPQALEHDELVWVLPELLSLYDFAPADWGLVFSLDPHYQITAQEKSSPSPEPHS, encoded by the coding sequence ATGACTAAAGTGGTTGCCGGAATTATTTGGAACGACGACGGTCAAATTTTGATTGGCAAACGCGGGCCCCAACAGGGACACCTGGCAGGCAAATGGGAGTTTCCGGGCGGAAAGGTCGAGTCCGGCGAAACTCCGGAACAGGCCCTTTCCCGGGAAATCACCGAAGAGATAGGTATTGCCATCAACGAATTGGCGGCATTCGAGGAATTGACTTGGGCCTATTCGGGGCATCCGATTCATCTCATTGCCTTATCGGCAAAGTGGGCCGGGGGAGAACCTCAGGCTCTGGAGCACGATGAGCTTGTTTGGGTCCTACCTGAGCTCTTATCTCTTTACGATTTTGCCCCTGCGGATTGGGGTCTGGTCTTTTCCCTAGATCCCCACTATCAAATCACGGCTCAGGAAAAAAGTTCTCCATCGCCTGAACCGCATTCATAA
- a CDS encoding ParA family protein, whose translation MNVTSVINQKGGVAKTTTSLNVAASWAEKGRRVLLIDLDPQSSATKAIFGDREFENTIYDVLINNIQPEQAIVHSMHFGIDVIPSDILLSGVDIQMAAHFGRESILKRKLETIRGRYDAILIDCSPSLGLLTVNALLASQDIIIPICPEYFSLKGIELILDTLKNIRGGLGYRVDVKGVVITRFRNRKIIKEVIDEIRSRYGLKIFTNYIPDNIAVEEAHHLHLPVTKHQPRSKASKAYEALAEEIWQ comes from the coding sequence ATGAACGTGACATCGGTGATCAACCAAAAGGGAGGGGTGGCCAAAACCACAACTTCACTTAATGTAGCGGCCTCATGGGCCGAGAAGGGCCGCAGGGTTTTGCTCATCGACCTGGATCCCCAGTCATCAGCAACTAAGGCAATTTTTGGGGACAGGGAATTTGAAAATACCATCTATGACGTGCTGATTAACAACATTCAGCCAGAGCAGGCGATTGTCCACTCCATGCACTTTGGTATCGACGTTATCCCATCAGATATCCTGTTAAGCGGTGTCGATATTCAAATGGCCGCTCATTTTGGGCGAGAGTCCATTTTGAAGCGAAAATTGGAAACTATTCGAGGCCGCTATGATGCGATCTTGATCGATTGTTCTCCCTCATTGGGTTTGCTGACGGTGAACGCTCTCTTGGCATCTCAGGACATCATTATTCCCATTTGTCCCGAATATTTTTCGCTAAAGGGAATTGAGCTGATTTTGGACACGCTCAAAAATATCCGTGGCGGACTGGGATATCGGGTGGATGTCAAAGGGGTGGTTATCACCCGCTTCCGCAATCGCAAGATCATCAAGGAAGTTATAGATGAAATTCGTAGCCGATATGGATTGAAGATTTTCACCAACTATATTCCAGATAACATCGCAGTTGAAGAGGCTCATCACCTTCATCTGCCAGTGACAAAACATCAGCCCAGATCCAAGGCCTCCAAGGCCTATGAAGCTCTGGCCGAGGAGATTTGGCAGTGA